One Prunus dulcis chromosome 7, ALMONDv2, whole genome shotgun sequence DNA segment encodes these proteins:
- the LOC117635022 gene encoding WEB family protein At3g51220 has translation MMNTEEGKLVVMGRAEIDTRAPFKSVKEAVLLFGERVLVGEIYANKLKEIGAAGHAASAQSTIGVLEAELEETKRNLQKVREENKIMAYCIKSLRDDLDRAKKELDKYLKAREFDQKDPVDPEIEEDDLKFIEDGAAKFETKTMLSQDAEELVQKKRYVKFASPPTLAQVIVSKEDLGERVGNPSVKKIKKKPLVPLVGWFFAKNKAIQEGGGGSPRA, from the exons ATGATGAACACAGAGGAAGGCAAATTGGTGGTCATGGGCCGAGCAGAGATTGACACCAGAGCACCTTTCAAATCAGTCAAAGAAGCAGTCTTGTTGTTTGGGGAAAGAGTTTTGGTTGGAGAAATATATGCCAACAAGCTCAAAGAG attggaGCTGCAGGGCATGCTGCTTCTGCTCAATCAACAATTGGGGTCTTGGAAGCTGAGCTTGAAGAAACAAAGCGAAATCTTCAGAAAgttagagaagaaaacaagataatggcatactgcataaagTCACTAAGAGATGATCTTGACCGTGCAAAGAAAGAGCTGGACAAGTACTTGAAGGCAAGAGAGTTTGATCAGAAGGACCCTGTTGATCCTGAGATTGAAGAAGACGACCTTAAATTCATTGAGGATGGCGCCGCGAAGTTTGAAACCAAGACCATGTTGAGCCAAGACGCAGAGGAATTGGTGCAGAAGAAAAGATATGTGAAATTTGCAAGTCCTCCTACACTGGCCCAAGTCATTGTTAGCAAAGAAGACTTGGGGGAGAGAGTTGGAAACCCTTCTGTCAAGAAAATCAAGAAGAAGCCATTGGTGCCTCTGGTTGGGTGGTTTTTTGCCAAAAACAAGGCAATTCAAGAAGGTGGTGGGGGGTCTCCAAGAGCCTGA